From the Sporosarcina luteola genome, one window contains:
- a CDS encoding acyltransferase, which translates to MRRTERYPAGGNANSLWHIYKTVSFFKVAKNFIFIQIGRYTPFIPLKNFIYRTFLGMKIGEKTSFALMVMPDTMFPERITVGNNSIIGFNTTILAHEYLIEEYRIGDVVIGDRVMIGANTTILPGVEIGDGAIVSAASLVNRDIPAGAMAGGNPVRIIYTAEQLEERRRAAQQSDFDKK; encoded by the coding sequence TTGAGACGGACGGAGCGATATCCTGCCGGAGGAAATGCGAACTCCCTTTGGCATATATATAAAACAGTATCTTTTTTCAAAGTAGCGAAGAACTTCATATTCATACAAATCGGGCGATACACGCCATTCATTCCGTTGAAGAATTTCATCTATCGGACGTTTCTTGGAATGAAGATAGGTGAGAAAACTTCATTTGCTTTGATGGTCATGCCCGATACGATGTTTCCTGAGCGGATTACGGTTGGCAACAATTCAATCATCGGATTCAATACGACGATCCTCGCTCATGAGTATTTGATTGAGGAATACCGGATCGGCGATGTTGTCATCGGCGACCGTGTGATGATAGGTGCGAATACGACAATCCTTCCCGGCGTGGAAATCGGGGATGGTGCCATCGTATCTGCTGCTTCACTTGTCAACCGAGATATCCCTGCGGGCGCCATGGCAGGGGGCAATCCGGTACGGATCATATACACTGCCGAACAATTGGAGGAGCGTCGAAGAGCAGCCCAACAATCGGATTTTGACAAGAAATAG
- the ppaX gene encoding pyrophosphatase PpaX: MDNITTLLFDFDGTLLDTNELIIQTFQTVLNAHYPGRYDREDILPFLGPTLKETFESIDPENSVQLIAEYRTWNLANHDAFASEFDGVSETLRQLKSSGFKMAIVSTKRNNMIMKGLRLMEAEDLFDTVIGLDDVEHAKPHPEPLLLAMERLNSIPAETLMIGDNVHDILGGKNAGVRTAGVAWSAKGEKFIREQEPDFVLQHISDLLKITAGVEA, translated from the coding sequence ATGGATAATATTACAACACTATTATTTGACTTCGACGGAACTTTGCTTGACACGAATGAGCTGATCATCCAGACGTTCCAAACGGTTTTGAACGCTCATTATCCGGGAAGGTACGATAGGGAAGACATCCTGCCCTTCCTTGGACCAACGCTGAAGGAAACGTTTGAAAGTATCGACCCGGAAAATTCGGTACAACTGATCGCTGAATATCGCACGTGGAACCTTGCTAATCATGACGCATTCGCCTCTGAATTCGATGGGGTGAGCGAAACATTGCGGCAGTTGAAAAGTTCAGGGTTTAAAATGGCGATTGTATCAACGAAAAGAAATAATATGATTATGAAAGGTTTACGGCTTATGGAGGCTGAAGATCTGTTCGACACTGTCATAGGATTGGATGATGTAGAACACGCAAAGCCGCATCCGGAACCGTTGCTTCTTGCAATGGAACGATTGAATTCGATTCCGGCAGAAACGTTGATGATCGGCGATAACGTCCACGATATTCTCGGAGGGAAAAATGCCGGAGTTCGCACGGCAGGAGTTGCTTGGTCGGCAAAAGGCGAGAAGTTCATCCGTGAGCAGGAACCAGATTTTGTTTTGCAACATATTTCGGACCTGTTGAAGATTACAGCCGGAGTCGAAGCTTGA
- a CDS encoding nucleoside recognition domain-containing protein has product MQTLRNGLKAGLKTTWTLGKIIFPITVLVVILQHTPVLPWLVKLISPFMGLFGLSGEAAIPLVLGNALNLYAGIAGILSLELTVKEVFILAVMLSFAHNMFIETGVALKVGVKLWIVLVVRFGLAAFSGIIINLFWKGGSEIAQYGMAPEVTAVPDGWLEIGLLGLQKASFGVLQLALIVIPLMIVVQFLKDRNYLQKISEKLAPFTKVIGVQPNASMTLVAGLVIGLAYGAGVMIQAVQEDGVSKKDATLAFIFLIACHAVVEDTLIFVPLGIPILPLLIIRLVTAFVLTIAVAYIWKQAERKREKEVTILNG; this is encoded by the coding sequence ATGCAGACGCTTCGAAATGGGTTGAAAGCTGGATTGAAGACGACGTGGACGTTAGGGAAAATCATATTCCCGATCACTGTCCTAGTAGTCATTTTGCAACATACACCTGTTTTGCCGTGGCTAGTCAAATTGATCTCGCCATTCATGGGATTGTTCGGATTGAGCGGGGAAGCCGCAATTCCCTTAGTGCTCGGCAATGCTTTGAATTTGTACGCCGGAATCGCAGGAATCCTCTCACTTGAGCTGACGGTGAAGGAAGTATTCATTTTGGCTGTTATGCTCAGTTTTGCACATAATATGTTCATTGAGACGGGAGTCGCTTTGAAGGTAGGCGTCAAATTATGGATTGTGCTCGTCGTGCGATTCGGTTTGGCGGCGTTTTCCGGCATCATTATCAATTTGTTCTGGAAGGGCGGCAGTGAAATTGCACAGTATGGCATGGCGCCTGAAGTGACTGCCGTTCCGGATGGGTGGCTGGAAATCGGATTGCTCGGTTTACAAAAGGCGTCGTTTGGTGTATTGCAGCTTGCACTTATCGTGATTCCGCTTATGATCGTCGTCCAATTTTTGAAAGACCGCAACTACTTGCAGAAAATTTCGGAAAAACTGGCGCCGTTCACGAAAGTTATCGGCGTACAGCCGAACGCCTCGATGACACTGGTCGCGGGCCTTGTCATTGGTCTTGCCTACGGTGCAGGCGTCATGATCCAAGCGGTTCAGGAAGATGGCGTCAGCAAAAAAGACGCAACGCTTGCTTTCATTTTCTTGATTGCCTGTCATGCCGTCGTTGAAGATACACTCATTTTCGTACCTTTAGGCATTCCAATCCTGCCGTTGCTAATCATCCGTCTCGTCACGGCATTTGTGTTGACGATTGCGGTCGCTTACATTTGGAAACAGGCAGAACGGAAAAGGGAGAAGGAGGTTACCATTCTCAATGGATAA
- the lgt gene encoding prolipoprotein diacylglyceryl transferase, with product MFDLLTIDPTAFSLGPIDIRWYGILITTGIILAFIVVQKEMVNRGMHPDFLTDLLIWAVPLSIISARIYYVIFTWDSYKDNPIDAIKIWEGGIAIHGALIGAFLTTYIYTKLRGVSFWKVVDIAAPGLLIGQIIGRWGNFINQEAHGGPVSETFLKNTWIPDWIMNQMTINGVTYHPTFLYESLWNIVGLIIILLLRRVRLKRGEMFFFYLTWYSMGRFYIEGMRTDSLYGGDLRAAQIVSIIAIVFSVTLFIWRRFIKKVNVDYQDK from the coding sequence ATGTTCGATTTACTGACGATTGATCCAACGGCCTTCAGTTTGGGGCCAATAGATATACGGTGGTATGGAATATTAATCACAACCGGCATCATCCTAGCATTCATTGTCGTACAAAAAGAAATGGTGAATCGTGGGATGCATCCGGATTTCTTAACGGATCTGCTCATATGGGCGGTGCCGTTATCCATCATAAGCGCAAGAATCTACTATGTCATATTTACGTGGGACTCCTATAAAGATAACCCAATCGATGCCATCAAAATATGGGAAGGTGGCATTGCCATCCATGGAGCGTTGATTGGAGCCTTTTTAACGACTTACATTTACACAAAACTCCGTGGCGTATCATTCTGGAAAGTGGTGGACATTGCTGCTCCGGGTTTATTGATCGGTCAAATCATCGGGCGATGGGGAAACTTCATCAATCAGGAAGCGCATGGCGGTCCTGTATCGGAAACTTTTCTGAAAAACACGTGGATTCCCGATTGGATCATGAACCAAATGACGATCAACGGCGTAACGTATCATCCGACATTCCTCTATGAATCGTTATGGAATATCGTCGGCCTCATTATCATTCTGCTTTTACGCAGGGTCCGATTGAAGCGGGGGGAAATGTTCTTCTTCTATCTGACGTGGTATTCAATGGGCAGATTCTATATTGAAGGAATGAGGACGGACAGTTTGTACGGCGGCGATCTTCGCGCTGCGCAGATTGTGTCGATCATCGCAATCGTATTTTCAGTTACATTATTCATTTGGAGAAGGTTTATTAAGAAAGTCAACGTGGACTATCAAGATAAATAG
- the hprK gene encoding HPr(Ser) kinase/phosphatase translates to MSVVTVEDVQTHFGLEIVAGGAGIERNILTSDISRPGLEMAGYFDFYTSARVQLLGKTEISFFNKLEEAERWNRMDRLCTSETPAFILAHNIVCPIELKQIAEERGIAVLQTEHPTTRFSGMLTNFLEGQLAPMTTVHGVLVDVYGIGVLITGKSGVGKSETALELVKRGHRLVADDAVEIRQVAKNVLIGNAPKLLSHMLEIRGVGIIDMMTLFGASAVKDDKRILMVIDLEVWDPDKVYDRLGIDEEKMKVMDSDLTKLTVPVRPGRNLSVIIEVAAMDYRMKRLGINAAETFSKKLDLAISQDAGNSDVEGIE, encoded by the coding sequence ATGTCGGTTGTTACAGTGGAAGACGTTCAAACTCATTTTGGACTTGAAATTGTTGCAGGCGGGGCAGGTATTGAACGGAATATCCTTACGAGCGACATCTCCAGGCCAGGTCTGGAAATGGCTGGCTATTTCGATTTTTACACGTCGGCAAGGGTTCAACTGCTTGGAAAAACGGAAATATCCTTTTTCAACAAATTGGAAGAGGCGGAACGGTGGAACCGGATGGATCGCCTCTGCACGTCTGAAACTCCGGCTTTCATCCTGGCACATAATATCGTATGTCCGATTGAACTTAAGCAAATTGCGGAAGAACGGGGAATTGCGGTGTTGCAGACCGAGCATCCGACTACGCGGTTTTCAGGAATGTTGACGAATTTCCTGGAAGGCCAGCTGGCTCCGATGACGACAGTTCACGGCGTGCTTGTCGATGTGTACGGGATAGGTGTTTTGATTACCGGGAAAAGCGGTGTAGGGAAGAGTGAAACTGCTTTGGAGCTTGTGAAACGCGGCCATCGTCTCGTAGCAGACGATGCTGTTGAAATTAGGCAAGTAGCGAAGAACGTCTTGATCGGAAATGCGCCGAAGCTTCTGAGCCATATGCTTGAAATCCGTGGTGTCGGCATTATTGATATGATGACGTTATTCGGTGCAAGTGCGGTGAAGGATGATAAGAGGATTCTCATGGTCATCGATTTGGAAGTATGGGACCCGGATAAAGTGTATGACCGGTTAGGCATCGATGAAGAAAAGATGAAAGTCATGGATTCGGACTTGACGAAGCTTACTGTACCCGTGAGGCCAGGGCGGAATTTATCTGTCATCATTGAAGTGGCTGCCATGGATTATCGGATGAAAAGGTTAGGCATTAATGCAGCGGAGACATTTTCGAAAAAGCTGGATTTGGCGATCAGCCAAGATGCAGGGAATTCTGACGTAGAGGGGATAGAGTAA
- a CDS encoding N-acetylmuramoyl-L-alanine amidase has protein sequence MATIILDAGHGPLTPGKRSPDGKLLEYQFNSELADRIRHYLLLEGVDVFYSHENSRDVPLTERAAIANKLDADAFVSLHANAFGNSWNEAQGIETYMYPQASKRTAALVEQVHHSMITACGRKDRGMKPANFAVLRETKMPAVLVECGFMTNREEAGLLLSRAYRVQCARAIVFGILNWLYHENIT, from the coding sequence ATGGCAACAATCATACTTGATGCAGGGCACGGCCCACTTACCCCAGGAAAACGTTCACCTGACGGCAAGCTGTTGGAATACCAGTTCAACTCGGAGTTGGCTGATCGGATCAGGCATTATTTGCTTCTGGAAGGGGTCGACGTCTTTTATTCGCATGAAAATAGCCGGGATGTACCATTAACGGAAAGGGCTGCAATTGCAAACAAGTTGGATGCAGATGCGTTCGTGTCACTCCACGCCAATGCATTCGGCAACAGTTGGAATGAAGCGCAAGGCATCGAAACATATATGTATCCGCAAGCGAGCAAACGGACTGCGGCATTGGTTGAACAGGTGCACCACTCGATGATTACCGCTTGCGGACGGAAAGACCGAGGGATGAAACCCGCAAATTTCGCAGTATTGAGGGAGACGAAAATGCCGGCAGTATTAGTGGAGTGCGGTTTTATGACGAATCGCGAAGAGGCGGGACTATTGCTCTCGAGAGCGTACCGCGTTCAATGTGCAAGAGCGATCGTCTTCGGTATACTGAATTGGCTTTATCATGAGAACATTACTTAA
- a CDS encoding DoxX family membrane protein: protein MKKYNFILLIGLFCFSPIIANAHVKWFTELEPEKVSIEQILSREFIVLSLLIALFLALLSQFIPQLMKIPGVTRIDMKLDGYRKYSRYILQYGTAAAFILQVVNRTMFAPEFTIHHSWQTAVMWAIIVLLVIPYHVTTKIAAVAMLGLFLYIWSYSGWFHMLDYGFYLAIIGVLLVGRTRLETAGFPFLYLGTGLSLCWVAVEKWVYPAMTIDIIQRHDVPTFGFPPELFIVLSAFIEFVVGYLLVVGILNRLLAVVVTILFILTTTIFGYTEVVGHGMIHIVLILFIIEGISFYHPPVKMHKNRMDQMIFVFLNFLFVLSTFLLIYYRFA, encoded by the coding sequence TTGAAGAAATACAATTTCATACTACTAATAGGGCTATTTTGCTTTTCGCCGATTATTGCAAATGCCCATGTAAAATGGTTTACAGAACTAGAGCCGGAAAAGGTTTCTATTGAGCAAATTCTTTCGCGAGAATTCATCGTGTTATCCTTACTAATTGCTCTCTTCTTAGCGTTATTGTCTCAATTCATACCACAGTTGATGAAGATCCCGGGTGTCACCAGAATTGATATGAAGTTAGATGGGTATCGGAAATACTCTCGTTATATTCTTCAGTACGGTACAGCTGCCGCATTTATCCTACAAGTAGTAAACAGAACGATGTTTGCACCTGAGTTCACTATCCACCATAGTTGGCAAACAGCTGTTATGTGGGCGATTATCGTTTTACTCGTTATTCCTTATCATGTAACGACGAAAATAGCTGCTGTAGCAATGCTTGGTTTATTTCTTTATATTTGGAGTTACTCCGGTTGGTTTCATATGTTGGATTATGGGTTTTACCTTGCTATCATCGGTGTTTTGCTGGTAGGAAGAACAAGATTGGAGACAGCAGGATTTCCATTCCTTTACCTCGGTACAGGTTTAAGTTTATGTTGGGTTGCAGTAGAAAAATGGGTATACCCTGCTATGACGATCGATATTATTCAGCGCCATGACGTCCCTACATTCGGCTTTCCCCCAGAACTATTTATTGTTCTATCAGCTTTTATTGAATTCGTTGTTGGCTACCTCTTAGTCGTTGGTATTCTCAACCGTTTATTGGCTGTTGTCGTAACAATTTTATTTATCCTGACAACGACTATATTTGGCTATACCGAAGTAGTGGGACATGGGATGATTCACATCGTTTTAATACTATTCATTATCGAAGGAATATCCTTCTATCACCCTCCGGTTAAAATGCATAAGAATAGAATGGACCAAATGATATTTGTTTTCTTGAACTTTTTATTTGTGCTAAGTACATTTTTATTGATTTATTACCGATTTGCATAA
- a CDS encoding DUF4097 family beta strand repeat-containing protein, translating to MQNERKRILTMLENGTISMDEALTLLETMEKRQSTTDSSQMDEKKVYNEEFQQDSSKDDSGRSQGKDPSMDEFIEDIRKDFVTVGDRFMQFMQSTVERVKGFDFDAPFGGSSIFHHTIVKRADGLDEILVDVDHGSVSIHATDNSEIRAEFTVKSFNGRSEEDAKKEFLDKLIFLKDEGKLRYLSDLKLSQVNVDLFIPKQEYRKISVRLLNGNFNLKDISVDRIYTKTANGKVDVERIDFKEAELEAGNGSIRLNDSTGETLEAETINGRVYVSGKLKDVEAKSLNGHVVVTTTDAAAQKIDAKTVSGSVEIYIPSDAPLRGEISTNMGRLDLQLNDVSKTTEQEQFLHRTITFNKDLEGDATPIHIQGEAKTGSVIVCYNVKHD from the coding sequence ATGCAGAATGAACGCAAACGTATCTTGACAATGTTGGAAAACGGCACAATCTCAATGGACGAAGCCTTGACTCTTTTGGAGACGATGGAGAAGAGACAATCCACGACCGATTCATCACAAATGGATGAAAAGAAAGTCTATAATGAAGAATTTCAGCAAGACAGCTCGAAGGATGACTCCGGAAGATCGCAAGGCAAGGACCCATCGATGGATGAATTCATTGAAGATATCCGGAAGGATTTTGTGACGGTGGGAGATCGTTTCATGCAGTTCATGCAATCGACAGTTGAAAGAGTGAAAGGATTCGATTTCGACGCTCCGTTTGGCGGAAGCTCTATTTTCCATCACACGATTGTGAAGCGAGCGGACGGTTTGGATGAAATCCTAGTCGATGTGGATCATGGAAGCGTCTCGATCCATGCAACGGACAACTCGGAAATACGGGCTGAATTCACTGTGAAATCCTTTAACGGCCGATCAGAAGAAGATGCAAAGAAAGAATTTCTTGATAAATTGATTTTCCTGAAAGACGAAGGCAAACTGCGTTATTTAAGTGATTTGAAATTAAGTCAGGTCAATGTCGACCTTTTCATACCAAAACAGGAGTACCGGAAGATTTCTGTGCGGCTGCTCAATGGTAACTTCAACTTGAAGGACATTTCTGTCGATCGGATCTACACGAAAACGGCGAACGGAAAAGTGGATGTTGAGCGGATCGACTTTAAAGAGGCAGAGTTGGAAGCGGGGAATGGATCAATCCGTTTGAATGATAGTACAGGCGAAACGTTGGAAGCCGAAACGATCAACGGTCGCGTCTACGTCTCCGGAAAATTGAAAGATGTCGAGGCGAAATCGTTGAATGGCCATGTAGTCGTGACTACGACTGATGCCGCAGCACAAAAAATCGATGCCAAAACAGTGAGCGGTTCCGTTGAAATCTATATTCCATCCGACGCGCCTCTTCGTGGTGAAATCTCCACAAATATGGGACGTTTGGATCTTCAGCTCAACGATGTCAGTAAAACGACTGAGCAAGAACAGTTTCTGCACCGAACAATCACCTTTAACAAGGATCTGGAAGGCGACGCCACACCAATCCATATCCAAGGAGAAGCGAAAACAGGTTCTGTAATTGTTTGTTACAATGTAAAACATGATTAA